In the Candidatus Hydrogenedentota bacterium genome, TTTCCAGCTGGGACAGTGTCTCCAGTCCCCGGTCGAAAGGTTCCCGCAACAGCGCCATGGCGCGGTCAAAATTCTGAAAACGCTGTTTCCAGCGGATGTCTGGGATCATGACCGTTCTCCTGTGGAGACCATGATAGGCTATCCCGCTTCTTCTCTCCAAGTGTCCGACCGGGGGGACAGTCTACATTTCCGGTGCCGCCGTCGGCCCCCGCCGGGTTTCCATGAAGGCGTTCCAGAGGGGGCGCTGGATGCGGATGACCAGGGGGACGCCGGGGCGGAGGCCGCCCATCTCGGTGAAGTAGTCGCCCTGGAGGCATCCCTTCAGCGGCTCCTCGATCTCGGGGCCCGAGATGACCATGTCGGCGTTGCAGTCGGCGGGGAGGTTCCCGTGGTAGCCGACCCGCTCCAGGTCGCGGAAGTACCACGGCAGGGGCCAGTAGTCGCCCCCCGGCCGGATCACCCGCACCACCATCCGCTTCCCGTCGGGATGAACCGCCGCGAGCTGGTGCGCCCGGTCGGCGATTCGCAGCAGCGCCGTGCTGGTGTGCGCGTAGACGTAGGGGTTGCGCACGTCGGCGGCATAGCGGAAGTTGCCCAGCCAGGCCTGGTTCCCCAGGAAGCCGGCCACGCCGAGAAGCAGCAGCGCCGTCGCCGCGCGCAGGGGCAGGAAACGCGCCCGGCGCACCAGCGCCGCCGCGCCGAAGCCCGCCAGCACCAGCCACCCCTGGTAGAACACCAACATGTTCCACGGGGCCTTGTAGGGGGTGATCGAGAACCCGGCGGTCATCGCCAGGGTGAAGAAGGCGATGAAGCGGACGGCGGACAGGTCGTGCCCTCCGGGCACTGCGCCTTTCCGGCGCGGCCAGAGCGCCGCCATCCCCCCCGCCAGCCCCAGCAGGATCACCGGTGCCTCGGTCCATTTCGGCCCCGCCATCTTCCAGTGCCAGAACCAGAGGACGAAGTAGTAGTGCCACGGGTGGTCGTGGATGCCCGAACTGCCCGCGCCGCCCGCGCGGGTGAGATAAATGGGGTAGGTCAGCACCGAGTCCAGCGGCCCCCGCGCGTGGGTGAAGAAGGAGGTGAAGAAGGCCACCGAAACCGCCGCCGCCACCCCCGCCGCCAGCAGCAGCGGCCCGCGCAGGGACTTCCTTTCGGCGTCATCCTTCGGCGCCTCCCCGCCCGTGATCCGGTTCCAGACCAACGTCGCCGCCACGGCCCCCGCCGCCGCGAGGCCGATGGGCAGGCTGGTTTCCTTCGTGGCGTGCATCAGGCCGGCACAGAGGCCCAGCACGGCGGCGCGCCCGTACCCCGGCGCGCGCAGGAACCGCCACGCGAAAAACACGGCGGCCCACGTGAACAGCACCAGCGACGTCTCCTGGATGTAGTACCGGCTGTAATACGTCACGGCGTGCGAAACGGCGGTCAGCAGGGCCGCCCAGAACGCCGCCCAGCACCCCGTCATCCGGCCAAAGGCCAGCAGCAGCGCGACCAGCAGCAGCCCGCACCCGGCGGGCACCAGCCGGTAGGGGAGAATGTCCGAGTCCTTGAACGATTCCGCCCCCGACAGCCACAGCAGCGGCAGGGTCAGGTAATACAGCGTCGGGCCGTGGTGCTCAAAGGGGTCGTAGGCGTACTCCCCCTTGTCGTACAGGATGCCCGTCTTCACCGCCTGGTTCGCCTCGTCCCCGTGCAGGGGCCGCGCCGAAAGCGCGTGGAAACGGAAAAACGCCGCGACGGCCAGCACGCAGCACGCCGCCAACACCAGCGCGGTCTTTTCCATCAGGCGCATCGAGAACCTCCAGCTCCCCAGACTATAGGGCCCGCCGCCCGGACAAGGCAAGCGGAAAGAAAGGCGCTTTAGCGTGAAGGCGCGAAGGAGGATGGCCCGCCCTGCGGCTATTTCCGCCGCCGCCGGGCACCCTTTTTGCCGGGACGCTCCTCAAGAAAGCCGTCCAGGAACACTTCCCTGAGCGCCTCGAAGCGCTGGTTGAAGGAGCTGTTCTTTCCGGCGACACCCACGCGCCCTTTCGGGGCTATGGAAATCTCAATCAGTACGGCGCCGATAATGCCCGCCCATAACGTCGCGGCCACCAGCCCCGGATCGGAGTGCTTCTCCTTGATCATCCCCATGCGCAGGGCGCTCCTCACGAGCTCCGTCAGGATGTTGAGGGCTTCCTGCTCGAAGGGAACCGCGGCGTCCTGGTCCGGGTGCCTCCCCTCCCCGCTCCACCCCGCCGGCGGGAAGAGCATCAGGCGGTAGTGGTTGGGGTGCGTGACCGCCCATTCCGAATAGTGGCGCGCCATTTCGACGGCCTGCTCCACCGGGTTGTCGTGTTTCAGGCATTGGAGGAGGTGCGCGCGGAGGTCGTCGGTGTCCTGCCTGAGGATGGCCTCGATCAGCTCCTGCTTGTCCCTGAACAGCTTGTAGATGTACCCGGGGGTGTATTCGATGGCCGTGGCGATCTTCCGCAGGGTGACCGCCTCATAGCCCTCGCGCAGGAACATTTCCCGGGCGATGTCCATGACCCGCCCTTTGAGCTCCTCGCGCTCTCGCTCGCGGCGCAGTTTTGAAACGGAAGGCTGACTTTTCACAAGGATGTACCCCATGGCCGCAAACGGCGGCTGTATCGTAGTCCAGATGTCGGCTGCTCCGCAATCAGTCGGGAGAGTCCCCCGGCGCGCCCTGCGGCTGTTCCCGCCCGGCCGGCGCCCCGGGCGGGCCGTGCGCGCGCAGATACGCGTCCGCGCGGACGCGCGCGTTTTCGCGGAGGTTCATCCAGAAGAGGTCAATGTCGTGGATGTGGTAGACGCCGAACCAGTCATGGAAGGGGCCGCGGGGCTGCTCCGCAATCCAGAGCCGGCCGTCATGACACTGCGCCCAGGTGTGCGCCGGGGTGATGCCCTCCATCACGCACCGGTCGGGGCTTGTTTCCGCGGGAACGATCCGCGCCGCGAGGGCGCCCAGGTGCGCAGAGGCGGGCGCGCGGGTTTCGTCCGCGGTCCAGGTTAGCGGATTCACGCAGAAACGCGGCTTGCCGGCCGCGCGCTCCCAGCCCCACGGGTAGCGGTGAACGCGGGGCAGATGAAACCGGGAACCCTCGCGGGAGGTATCCCAGGTGACAAGACAGCCCGTCTGCGTGGGCGAGCCGCACGGCGTGATGTCGCGGAACACCCGCTCAAAAAAGTCCTCGGGCACGCCCAGGCCAATGGTGTAGGCCGCAATGAGGCGGGAATGTAGCGGGGTGCGGTCAATCTTTTCCCAGAGCAGGCGCAGCGCGTGCAGCGTGCCCTGGCTGTGGCTCGCGATGATGAGGGGCCTGCCCCCGTTGCGGTGCGTGATGAAATGGTCGAAGGCGCGCGCGATGTCCCCGTAGGCGAGGTCAAGCGCCTGGTAGGCGTCGTTTCGCCGCGGGGCCAGCAGCGGCAGGACAAAGGCGTAGATGGACGCCTGGCGGTATTTGGGCGCGAAGACCCGGCCGCATCCGTTGAACGCGCTTGCCTGCCCGGCCAGCATCACCGGGACGGGAATGTCCGCACGGTCCCCCTGCTCCACCGAGGCGTTCCAGTTGGCGCGCTCCCCGAAGCCGGTGGGATGGATGTAAAAGACGTCCACCAGGTCGCGCGACGGGTTGGGCGCCTCCACCAGGCCGGGTGGCACGCGGTCCGAGGCGTCGTCCATTTCCGGCAGTGCGGCCCAGGAGGATTCCAGCGCGTAATCGGGCGGGGGTGGTGCCTTGCGGGGATCGAAGGCGCCGGTGACGGACTCGACAAGCAGGTCGCCCAGGGCAAAACGGAAGGCGTAGAGCAGCGCCGCGGCCGCCGCAAGGGAGAGGGATGTTCCCAGTGTTGCCTTTTTCCAGCGAGTCATGCGTTCGCCCTGCTTGTCCGGCCTTGTCGCGCGGCGCCCTTTCAGCTCGGCGCGGCACCGGGCAGCGACGCCGCCGCAGCGCCGCCCTCGGTGTTCTGGCTAGGGCGGAGGCTGTTTTCGCTGTCCCGGCCAGCCATCCCCCGCCCGCCTACTCGGCGAAGGGGGCCAGAATGCCCAGAACCCCCGCGCAGGCGCCGTTGACCGGGGCGGTGCCGTTCACTTCCTGGTATCGGACAAACTCCACATGGCCGTCCATGTAGAGCACGTTGCAGCCGCCGGGAAGATGGTTGAATCCGCCGATGTAGGTGGAGAACTGGTCCAGCATGACGAAGATGCCGCTTTGCGCCCGCGAACTGGCCCCCGGGTTGTTGATGTCCGTGACCAGGAACCGCTCGATGCCCTCGCGCAGGCGGTAGATGGTGTCGCCGCCCGCGTTCCCCGCGCCGACAAGCAGGGCCCCCGTGACATCGCGGTCAATCGCCGCCATAATGGCCCCGTTGTCATTGCTCACCACCGCGGCTATCGCCTCGGGCGTCGTGACGGCCTGCAGTATCCCGTTCACAAACTGCGTCGGCCCCTCGGTCGAGGTGTCCACCCCCGCCGGCAGGGGGCCGAAGGTTTCGGCGAACGACGCCAGCGCCGCCACAGAAGTGGTGCCGAGCTTCTCATCGAGCCGGTCGAACAGCCAGCCCAGATACCCGTAGCTGGCGCCGATGGTCTGCATGCACCCGTTGTTGTCGTCAATGACGTCAAAGCACCAGGAGCCGTCCTCGTATTTCGCCTTCTCCAAGGACTTGCCCAGCCCCGAGTCCGAGGGACAGAAGGCGATCATCGGGTCGGTCAGGTACTCCGGGTAGATGGAGGGAACCCTGGGCCCCACCGCAAAGGTCGTGTAGGTGGGGGTGTAGCCGTGTTTCCTGGGAAACGACCCCATGTGAATCGGCGGGAACTTCCCCCCGCCCGACTCGTTGGCGTACATCTTGAACACCAGGCCCCACTGTTTCAGGTTGTTGGCGCAGCTGGCCCGACGGGCGGACTCCCGGGCGCGCGCCAGCGCGGGCAGCAGAATCGCCGCCAGGATGCCGATGATCGCGATGACAACCAACAGCTCAATGAGGGTAAATCCTTTCCGGTGCATGTGCGGTCTCCCGATTAGGTAATCTTTGATTTCTTTGAAAGCAACGGTCATGCTGTGACCGTTGTTTACCATTATGGCAGACTTTTCCCCAAAATGCAAGCCCTGTTATCGGGACTCTCCGGCAAGATTGCCGGGCAGGGACCCTCCCCATGGCGAGTCGCAGGCGAAGAGCCCGTCTGTCTGCGGGCCTTTTGCGGGGCGGAGGCCGTCGGCTTTCCGGGATGCCGGGCGGAGAGGGCGCACAGGCTGTCCGCAAGGGTGCAAGCCTCGAAGCAGGTGATGCCGACAAGCTTCTTGGCGGCGCGCTTCACAAAGTCGGCCCACAAGACCTGTCTGACGGCATTGCCGGGCGTGGCCGCCCTTGCGGCGGTCCCGGACCTGCTGCTCCCGGTGCCGTATGAATACTTCCATAACCGGCGCAGGAGGCTGGAGGAATCGGAGCCGCCCCTCCGAAAGTAGGAAGTCCGCCCGGAAGCCCGGTTCAACGTTTCAAGTCCGGTGATCCGGCTTTTCCCGGAAAGGGGACAGGGACAATCCCAAAGTGGCAAAAGGCACCCGTTGGCGCGAAGACACATTCCTCCGCGTTCTCCGCGCCCTCCTCATCAGTGGAAAACCCCACGTCCCCCTGTGGAAAAACCGCCCACAACTCCAGGAAAAAATGTGCCTTGAGGCTTGATTCCCAGACGCACTATCTTGCATTCAAATGCCTTCTTCCCCTCTTCTTGTGTGTCCCGCCGTCGGCGTGCAAGAATCTCTGCGGCTGGGATACCGGCGGAAACCCCAGACAACGGGAGACACCCATGGACGAGCACAAGGTTCCGGAAGAAGCTGTCTTGGAGGGCGGGGCGGCGGCGGACTGCGGGTGCGGCCCGCAGGGCTGCGGACAGCGCCCGCTGGCGCGGCGGGATTTCATCAAGATCGCCGGGCTCGGCATGCTGGCCACGTCGGCGGGGCGGCCCCTCACCGCCATGGCGGGGCCCTTCGCCGCGCCGGACACGCCGC is a window encoding:
- a CDS encoding TIGR03663 family protein, whose product is MRLMEKTALVLAACCVLAVAAFFRFHALSARPLHGDEANQAVKTGILYDKGEYAYDPFEHHGPTLYYLTLPLLWLSGAESFKDSDILPYRLVPAGCGLLLVALLLAFGRMTGCWAAFWAALLTAVSHAVTYYSRYYIQETSLVLFTWAAVFFAWRFLRAPGYGRAAVLGLCAGLMHATKETSLPIGLAAAGAVAATLVWNRITGGEAPKDDAERKSLRGPLLLAAGVAAAVSVAFFTSFFTHARGPLDSVLTYPIYLTRAGGAGSSGIHDHPWHYYFVLWFWHWKMAGPKWTEAPVILLGLAGGMAALWPRRKGAVPGGHDLSAVRFIAFFTLAMTAGFSITPYKAPWNMLVFYQGWLVLAGFGAAALVRRARFLPLRAATALLLLGVAGFLGNQAWLGNFRYAADVRNPYVYAHTSTALLRIADRAHQLAAVHPDGKRMVVRVIRPGGDYWPLPWYFRDLERVGYHGNLPADCNADMVISGPEIEEPLKGCLQGDYFTEMGGLRPGVPLVIRIQRPLWNAFMETRRGPTAAPEM
- a CDS encoding TetR/AcrR family transcriptional regulator, with the translated sequence MDIAREMFLREGYEAVTLRKIATAIEYTPGYIYKLFRDKQELIEAILRQDTDDLRAHLLQCLKHDNPVEQAVEMARHYSEWAVTHPNHYRLMLFPPAGWSGEGRHPDQDAAVPFEQEALNILTELVRSALRMGMIKEKHSDPGLVAATLWAGIIGAVLIEISIAPKGRVGVAGKNSSFNQRFEALREVFLDGFLEERPGKKGARRRRK
- a CDS encoding DUF3089 domain-containing protein, which encodes MTRWKKATLGTSLSLAAAAALLYAFRFALGDLLVESVTGAFDPRKAPPPPDYALESSWAALPEMDDASDRVPPGLVEAPNPSRDLVDVFYIHPTGFGERANWNASVEQGDRADIPVPVMLAGQASAFNGCGRVFAPKYRQASIYAFVLPLLAPRRNDAYQALDLAYGDIARAFDHFITHRNGGRPLIIASHSQGTLHALRLLWEKIDRTPLHSRLIAAYTIGLGVPEDFFERVFRDITPCGSPTQTGCLVTWDTSREGSRFHLPRVHRYPWGWERAAGKPRFCVNPLTWTADETRAPASAHLGALAARIVPAETSPDRCVMEGITPAHTWAQCHDGRLWIAEQPRGPFHDWFGVYHIHDIDLFWMNLRENARVRADAYLRAHGPPGAPAGREQPQGAPGDSPD
- a CDS encoding DUF1559 domain-containing protein codes for the protein MHRKGFTLIELLVVIAIIGILAAILLPALARARESARRASCANNLKQWGLVFKMYANESGGGKFPPIHMGSFPRKHGYTPTYTTFAVGPRVPSIYPEYLTDPMIAFCPSDSGLGKSLEKAKYEDGSWCFDVIDDNNGCMQTIGASYGYLGWLFDRLDEKLGTTSVAALASFAETFGPLPAGVDTSTEGPTQFVNGILQAVTTPEAIAAVVSNDNGAIMAAIDRDVTGALLVGAGNAGGDTIYRLREGIERFLVTDINNPGASSRAQSGIFVMLDQFSTYIGGFNHLPGGCNVLYMDGHVEFVRYQEVNGTAPVNGACAGVLGILAPFAE